From Phragmites australis chromosome 5, lpPhrAust1.1, whole genome shotgun sequence, a single genomic window includes:
- the LOC133919778 gene encoding probable serine/threonine-protein kinase SIS8 isoform X1 gives MKNFLRKLHIGEGSGDGASSPPPPPPGKGGNGSGGVPHYPHHEQRQPSAVSSWLDNVPSRPPPPIPVEAEGPTASSSVGAGAEERSSRQSGAVERRRSQEEEKERRRSREEEMERERRRLQEDEVEERVIRESSEAEERKREREKEEDELEEFQLQLVLEMSARDNPEEMEIEVAKQISLGFCPPQSSPADNPEEMEIEVAKQISLGFCPPLSSPAEVLAVRYWNFNALSYDDKISDGFYDLFFIGNGPALVTVPSLVELRAQTFSHKVNWEAVMVKRDEDPELRKLEQKALELRSKTSESVGNALVQGLASLIASHMGGLVFDPESMSVKYKSMISSFRTSIGSVVVPLGQLKIGLARHRALLFKVLADGLDIPCRLLKGRQYTGSDDGALNIVKFNDGREFIVDLVSDPGTLIPSDGAVLSIEFEENNHHFNKDDATDHLGSSLSGVSSSACGSSEYELLDRTSTSSNVGPSYTDGATTSQTSNEQNTLSSSFEKLSVSTCTSENRPIVNESISTDDIIAARNKVISVATNDSSSTSPSTSEVGSTPAVRRMKVKDISEYMINAAKENPQLAQKIHEVLLENGVVAPPDLFSEDSMEEPKDLIVYDTTLFQSKDEMKRRMNEIESREYADRGHGPTLPHHPGHELQTKIVPHRASLESLKPVEGLGIYRPHDIRDIASPFVSQYEPSAPPQEAPSSLTKQLPVTAAAVATAAVVASSMVVAAAKSNSDMNFDVPVAAAATVTAAAVVATTAAVSKQYEHLEPGNPLLSLPSSSQGNESIDKGRDDFWDKQHLEFDHGQDHTLDQEVPQEAERTSDKSSGTESARSDIALDEEVAKFEIQWEEIAIGERIGLGSFGEVYRGDWHGTEVAVKKFLQQDISSDALEEFRSEVRIMKRLRHPNVVLFMGAITRVPNLSIVTEFLPRGSLFRLIHRPNNQLDERKCIRMALDVARGMNYLHNCTPVIVHRDLKSPNLLVDKNWVVKVCDFGLSRIKNNTFLSSRSTAGTAEWMAPEVLRNEPSDEKCDVFSYGVVLWELCTLLQPWEGMNAMQVVGAVGFQNRCLEIPDNVHPTISDIITKCWQTDPKLRPSFAEIMAALKPLLKNMTSNQTPKQRVQQTDE, from the exons atgaAGAACTTCCTCAGGAAACTCCACATCGGCGAGGGCTCCGGCGACGGCGCCTCATCGCCTCCCCCTCCGCCCCCCGGCAAGGGCGGTAACGGTAGCGGTGGTGTTCCTCATTACCCGCACCACGAGCAGAGGCAGCCCTCGGCCGTTTCGAGTTGGCTCGACAACGTCCCTAGCCGGCCTCCGCCCCCGATTCCGGTGGAAGCGGAGGGGCCGACGGCGTCGTCGTCAGTTGGGGCGGGGGCGGAGGAGAGGAGCTCTAGGCAGTCCGGGGCGGTCGAGAGGCGGCGATCgcaggaggaagagaaggagaggagacGGTCgcgggaggaggagatggagagggagcgCAGGCGGTTGCAGGAGGACGAGGTGGAGGAGAGGGTGATAAGGGAGTCGTCGGAGGCGGAAGagaggaagcgggagagggagaaagaggaGGACGAGCTGGAGGAGTTCCAGCTTCAGCTGGTGCTTGAGATGAGCGCGCGGGATAATCCGGAGGAGATGGAGATTGAGGTTGCGAAGCAAATCAGCCTGGGCTTCTGCCCGCCACAGAGCTCCCCTGCGGACAATCCGGAGGAGATGGAGATTGAGGTTGCGAAGCAAATCAGCCTGGGCTTCTGCCCGCCTCTGAGCTCCCCTGCGGaggtcctcgcggtccggtacTGG AATTTCAACGCCCTTAGTTATGATGACAAAATATCGGATGGCTTTTATGATCTCTTTTTCATTGGGAATGGGCCAGCATTGGTAACTGTGCCCTCTCTTGTTGAACTGCGAGCCCAGACATTTTCACATAAAGTCAACTGGGAAGCTGTAATGGTCAAAAGAGATGAAGATCCTGAGCTCAGGAAACTTGAGCAGAAGGCTCTTGAACTTCGATCAAAAACTTCAGAATCTGTTGGGAATGCTTTGGTACAGGGACTTGCTAGTCTGATTGCTAGCCACATGGGTGGGCTAGTTTTTGATCCTGAGAGCATGTCGGTGAAATACAAGAGTATGATTAGTTCCTTTAGAACTAGTATTGGAAGTGTAGTTGTGCCCCTTGGCCAACTAAAAATTGGTCTAGCTCGTCATCGTGCACTTCTATTTAAG GTTTTGGCTGATGGCCTTGATATACCTTGCCGACTGCTGAAAGGAAGGCAGTACACTGGATCGGACGATGGAGCTTTGAATATTGTGAAATTTAATGACGGAAG GGAGTTCATTGTTGATCTTGTGTCTGATCCTGGTACACTTATTCCTTCAGATGGTGCTGTTTTGTCTATAGAATTCGAGGAAAATAATCATCACTTTAACAAAGATGATGCTACCGATCATTTGGGATCTTCTCTTAGCGGAGTATCAAGTTCAGCCTGTGGTTCTTCTGAGTACGAGTTACTTGACAGAACATCCACATCAAGCAATGTTGGTCCTTCATATACTGATGGAGCTACAACTAGTCAGACAAGCAATGAACAAAATACGCTATCAAGCTCATTCGAAAAACTATCAGTTAGCACATGCACTAGTGAAAATAGGCCTATCGTTAATGAATCGATAAGTACAGATGACATTATAGCTGCAAGGAACAAAGTTATATCAGTTGCAACAAATGATTCTTCTTCAACTTCACCTTCTACATCAGAGGTGGGAAGTACTCCAGCTGTCCGGAGGATGAAAGTGAAGGACATTTCAGAGTACATGATTAATGCCGCCAAGGAAAATCCACAATTAGCTCAGAAGATCCATGAGGTTTTACTAGAAAATGGAGTTGTGGCACCACCTGACTTGTTTTCAGAAGATTCAATGGAAGAGCCAAAGGACCTCATTGTGTATGACACAACCCTGTTCCAAAGCAAGGATGAAATGAAAAGGAGGATGAATGAGATTGAGTCAAGGGAATACGCAGATCGTGGTCATGGTCCAACATTGCCTCATCATCCGGGACATGAACTCCAAACAAAAATTGTTCCTCACCGGGCATCTCTGGAGTCACTTAAGCCTGTTGAGGGTTTGGGCATTTACCGTCCCCATGATATCAGAGATATTGCAAGTCCCTTTGTTTCTCAGTATGAACCTTCTGCACCTCCTCAGGAAGCTCCATCATCACTTACAAAGCAGTTGCCTGTTACTGCTGCGGCTGTTGCAACTGCTGCAGTGGTGGCATCCTCTATGGTTGTCGCTGCTGCTAAATCTAACAGCGACATGAACTTTGATGTGCCTGTTGCGGCTGCAGCCACCGTCACCGCAGCCGCAGTTGTTGCCACAACTGCTGCTGTCAGCAAGCAATATGAACACTTGGAGCCTGGTAATCCACTGCTCAGTTTACCAAGTTCCTCTCAAGGAAATGAATCAATCGATAAAGGCAGAGACGACTTTTGGGATAAACAGCACCTTGAATTTGATCATGGCCAAGATCACACTCTGGATCAAGAAGTTCCTCAGGAAGCTGAAAGAACCTCAGACAAATCAAGCGGGACAGAGAGTGCAAGATCAGATATTGCCCTGGATGAAGAAGTTGCAAAGTTTGAAATCCAATGGGAAGAAATTGCTATTGGTGAACGGATTGGCCTTG GATCATTTGGAGAAGTTTATAGAGGAGACTGGCATGGAACG GAAGTTGCAGTCAAAAAGTTTTTGCAACAAGACATTTCAAGTGATGCACTGGAAGAGTTTAGATCTGAG GTGCGAATAATGAAGAGGTTACGCCATCCTAATGTTGTTCTCTTCATGGGTGCTATCACTCGCGTGCCTAATCTTTCCATAGTCACCGAATTTCTGCCAAG AGGCAGTTTATTCCGGTTGATTCATAGACCCAACAACCAGTTGGATGAAAGGAAGTGCATAAGAATGGCACTTGATGTG GCTCGCGGTATGAATTATCTGCATAATTGCACACCAGTTATAGTCCATCGAGATCTCAAATCCCCAAATCTACTGGTGGACAAGAATTGGGTTGTGAAG GTCTGCGATTTTGGTTTGTCAAGAATAAAGAACAATACCTTCCTGTCATCGAGATCAACAGCTGGAACA GCAGAGTGGATGGCACCGGAAGTACTTCGTAATGAACCATCAGACGAAAA ATGCGACGTTTTTAGCTATGGAGTCGTATTATGGGAACTTTGTACCCTATTACAGCCTTGGGAAGGAATGAACGCTATGCAAGTTGTCGGAGCAGTTGGATTTCAAAATCGTTGCCTCGAGATTCCAGATAACGTTCATCCCACCATATCAGATATAATAACGAAATGCTGGCAGAC GGACCCAAAGTTGCGGCCATCATTTGCAGAGATCATGGCCGCATTAAAACCATTGCTGAAGAACATGACCAGCAATCAAACACCAAAACAGAGAGTACAACAAACAGATGAGTAA
- the LOC133919778 gene encoding probable serine/threonine-protein kinase SIS8 isoform X2 produces MKNFLRKLHIGEGSGDGASSPPPPPPGKGGNGSGGVPHYPHHEQRQPSAVSSWLDNVPSRPPPPIPVEAEGPTASSSVGAGAEERSSRQSGAVERRRSQEEEKERRRSREEEMERERRRLQEDEVEERVIRESSEAEERKREREKEEDELEEFQLQLVLEMSARDNPEEMEIEVAKQISLGFCPPQSSPADNPEEMEIEVAKQISLGFCPPLSSPAEVLAVRYWVLADGLDIPCRLLKGRQYTGSDDGALNIVKFNDGREFIVDLVSDPGTLIPSDGAVLSIEFEENNHHFNKDDATDHLGSSLSGVSSSACGSSEYELLDRTSTSSNVGPSYTDGATTSQTSNEQNTLSSSFEKLSVSTCTSENRPIVNESISTDDIIAARNKVISVATNDSSSTSPSTSEVGSTPAVRRMKVKDISEYMINAAKENPQLAQKIHEVLLENGVVAPPDLFSEDSMEEPKDLIVYDTTLFQSKDEMKRRMNEIESREYADRGHGPTLPHHPGHELQTKIVPHRASLESLKPVEGLGIYRPHDIRDIASPFVSQYEPSAPPQEAPSSLTKQLPVTAAAVATAAVVASSMVVAAAKSNSDMNFDVPVAAAATVTAAAVVATTAAVSKQYEHLEPGNPLLSLPSSSQGNESIDKGRDDFWDKQHLEFDHGQDHTLDQEVPQEAERTSDKSSGTESARSDIALDEEVAKFEIQWEEIAIGERIGLGSFGEVYRGDWHGTEVAVKKFLQQDISSDALEEFRSEVRIMKRLRHPNVVLFMGAITRVPNLSIVTEFLPRGSLFRLIHRPNNQLDERKCIRMALDVARGMNYLHNCTPVIVHRDLKSPNLLVDKNWVVKVCDFGLSRIKNNTFLSSRSTAGTAEWMAPEVLRNEPSDEKCDVFSYGVVLWELCTLLQPWEGMNAMQVVGAVGFQNRCLEIPDNVHPTISDIITKCWQTDPKLRPSFAEIMAALKPLLKNMTSNQTPKQRVQQTDE; encoded by the exons atgaAGAACTTCCTCAGGAAACTCCACATCGGCGAGGGCTCCGGCGACGGCGCCTCATCGCCTCCCCCTCCGCCCCCCGGCAAGGGCGGTAACGGTAGCGGTGGTGTTCCTCATTACCCGCACCACGAGCAGAGGCAGCCCTCGGCCGTTTCGAGTTGGCTCGACAACGTCCCTAGCCGGCCTCCGCCCCCGATTCCGGTGGAAGCGGAGGGGCCGACGGCGTCGTCGTCAGTTGGGGCGGGGGCGGAGGAGAGGAGCTCTAGGCAGTCCGGGGCGGTCGAGAGGCGGCGATCgcaggaggaagagaaggagaggagacGGTCgcgggaggaggagatggagagggagcgCAGGCGGTTGCAGGAGGACGAGGTGGAGGAGAGGGTGATAAGGGAGTCGTCGGAGGCGGAAGagaggaagcgggagagggagaaagaggaGGACGAGCTGGAGGAGTTCCAGCTTCAGCTGGTGCTTGAGATGAGCGCGCGGGATAATCCGGAGGAGATGGAGATTGAGGTTGCGAAGCAAATCAGCCTGGGCTTCTGCCCGCCACAGAGCTCCCCTGCGGACAATCCGGAGGAGATGGAGATTGAGGTTGCGAAGCAAATCAGCCTGGGCTTCTGCCCGCCTCTGAGCTCCCCTGCGGaggtcctcgcggtccggtacTGG GTTTTGGCTGATGGCCTTGATATACCTTGCCGACTGCTGAAAGGAAGGCAGTACACTGGATCGGACGATGGAGCTTTGAATATTGTGAAATTTAATGACGGAAG GGAGTTCATTGTTGATCTTGTGTCTGATCCTGGTACACTTATTCCTTCAGATGGTGCTGTTTTGTCTATAGAATTCGAGGAAAATAATCATCACTTTAACAAAGATGATGCTACCGATCATTTGGGATCTTCTCTTAGCGGAGTATCAAGTTCAGCCTGTGGTTCTTCTGAGTACGAGTTACTTGACAGAACATCCACATCAAGCAATGTTGGTCCTTCATATACTGATGGAGCTACAACTAGTCAGACAAGCAATGAACAAAATACGCTATCAAGCTCATTCGAAAAACTATCAGTTAGCACATGCACTAGTGAAAATAGGCCTATCGTTAATGAATCGATAAGTACAGATGACATTATAGCTGCAAGGAACAAAGTTATATCAGTTGCAACAAATGATTCTTCTTCAACTTCACCTTCTACATCAGAGGTGGGAAGTACTCCAGCTGTCCGGAGGATGAAAGTGAAGGACATTTCAGAGTACATGATTAATGCCGCCAAGGAAAATCCACAATTAGCTCAGAAGATCCATGAGGTTTTACTAGAAAATGGAGTTGTGGCACCACCTGACTTGTTTTCAGAAGATTCAATGGAAGAGCCAAAGGACCTCATTGTGTATGACACAACCCTGTTCCAAAGCAAGGATGAAATGAAAAGGAGGATGAATGAGATTGAGTCAAGGGAATACGCAGATCGTGGTCATGGTCCAACATTGCCTCATCATCCGGGACATGAACTCCAAACAAAAATTGTTCCTCACCGGGCATCTCTGGAGTCACTTAAGCCTGTTGAGGGTTTGGGCATTTACCGTCCCCATGATATCAGAGATATTGCAAGTCCCTTTGTTTCTCAGTATGAACCTTCTGCACCTCCTCAGGAAGCTCCATCATCACTTACAAAGCAGTTGCCTGTTACTGCTGCGGCTGTTGCAACTGCTGCAGTGGTGGCATCCTCTATGGTTGTCGCTGCTGCTAAATCTAACAGCGACATGAACTTTGATGTGCCTGTTGCGGCTGCAGCCACCGTCACCGCAGCCGCAGTTGTTGCCACAACTGCTGCTGTCAGCAAGCAATATGAACACTTGGAGCCTGGTAATCCACTGCTCAGTTTACCAAGTTCCTCTCAAGGAAATGAATCAATCGATAAAGGCAGAGACGACTTTTGGGATAAACAGCACCTTGAATTTGATCATGGCCAAGATCACACTCTGGATCAAGAAGTTCCTCAGGAAGCTGAAAGAACCTCAGACAAATCAAGCGGGACAGAGAGTGCAAGATCAGATATTGCCCTGGATGAAGAAGTTGCAAAGTTTGAAATCCAATGGGAAGAAATTGCTATTGGTGAACGGATTGGCCTTG GATCATTTGGAGAAGTTTATAGAGGAGACTGGCATGGAACG GAAGTTGCAGTCAAAAAGTTTTTGCAACAAGACATTTCAAGTGATGCACTGGAAGAGTTTAGATCTGAG GTGCGAATAATGAAGAGGTTACGCCATCCTAATGTTGTTCTCTTCATGGGTGCTATCACTCGCGTGCCTAATCTTTCCATAGTCACCGAATTTCTGCCAAG AGGCAGTTTATTCCGGTTGATTCATAGACCCAACAACCAGTTGGATGAAAGGAAGTGCATAAGAATGGCACTTGATGTG GCTCGCGGTATGAATTATCTGCATAATTGCACACCAGTTATAGTCCATCGAGATCTCAAATCCCCAAATCTACTGGTGGACAAGAATTGGGTTGTGAAG GTCTGCGATTTTGGTTTGTCAAGAATAAAGAACAATACCTTCCTGTCATCGAGATCAACAGCTGGAACA GCAGAGTGGATGGCACCGGAAGTACTTCGTAATGAACCATCAGACGAAAA ATGCGACGTTTTTAGCTATGGAGTCGTATTATGGGAACTTTGTACCCTATTACAGCCTTGGGAAGGAATGAACGCTATGCAAGTTGTCGGAGCAGTTGGATTTCAAAATCGTTGCCTCGAGATTCCAGATAACGTTCATCCCACCATATCAGATATAATAACGAAATGCTGGCAGAC GGACCCAAAGTTGCGGCCATCATTTGCAGAGATCATGGCCGCATTAAAACCATTGCTGAAGAACATGACCAGCAATCAAACACCAAAACAGAGAGTACAACAAACAGATGAGTAA
- the LOC133919778 gene encoding probable serine/threonine-protein kinase SIS8 isoform X3 has product MKNFLRKLHIGEGSGDGASSPPPPPPGKGGNGSGGVPHYPHHEQRQPSAVSSWLDNVPSRPPPPIPVEAEGPTASSSVGAGAEERSSRQSGAVERRRSQEEEKERRRSREEEMERERRRLQEDEVEERVIRESSEAEERKREREKEEDELEEFQLQLVLEMSARDNPEEMEIEVAKQISLGFCPPQSSPADNPEEMEIEVAKQISLGFCPPLSSPAEVLAVRYWNFNALSYDDKISDGFYDLFFIGNGPALVTVPSLVELRAQTFSHKVNWEAVMVKRDEDPELRKLEQKALELRSKTSESVGNALVQGLASLIASHMGGLVFDPESMSVKYKSMISSFRTSIGSVVVPLGQLKIGLARHRALLFKVLADGLDIPCRLLKGRQYTGSDDGALNIVKFNDGREFIVDLVSDPGTLIPSDGAVLSIEFEENNHHFNKDDATDHLGSSLSGVSSSACGSSEYELLDRTSTSSNVGPSYTDGATTSQTSNEQNTLSSSFEKLSVSTCTSENRPIVNESISTDDIIAARNKVISVATNDSSSTSPSTSEVGSTPAVRRMKVKDISEYMINAAKENPQLAQKIHEVLLENGVVAPPDLFSEDSMEEPKDLIVYDTTLFQSKDEMKRRMNEIESREYADRGHGPTLPHHPGHELQTKIVPHRASLESLKPVEGLGIYRPHDIRDIASPFVSQYEPSAPPQEAPSSLTKQLPVTAAAVATAAVVASSMVVAAAKSNSDMNFDVPVAAAATVTAAAVVATTAAVSKQYEHLEPGNPLLSLPSSSQGNESIDKGRDDFWDKQHLEFDHGQDHTLDQEVPQEAERTSDKSSGTESARSDIALDEEVAKFEIQWEEIAIGERIGLGSFGEVYRGDWHGTEVAVKKFLQQDISSDALEEFRSEVRIMKRLRHPNVVLFMGAITRVPNLSIVTEFLPRPQIVKEQGIGLMWSMYYLSLEVGLYRVTRLGGQEAS; this is encoded by the exons atgaAGAACTTCCTCAGGAAACTCCACATCGGCGAGGGCTCCGGCGACGGCGCCTCATCGCCTCCCCCTCCGCCCCCCGGCAAGGGCGGTAACGGTAGCGGTGGTGTTCCTCATTACCCGCACCACGAGCAGAGGCAGCCCTCGGCCGTTTCGAGTTGGCTCGACAACGTCCCTAGCCGGCCTCCGCCCCCGATTCCGGTGGAAGCGGAGGGGCCGACGGCGTCGTCGTCAGTTGGGGCGGGGGCGGAGGAGAGGAGCTCTAGGCAGTCCGGGGCGGTCGAGAGGCGGCGATCgcaggaggaagagaaggagaggagacGGTCgcgggaggaggagatggagagggagcgCAGGCGGTTGCAGGAGGACGAGGTGGAGGAGAGGGTGATAAGGGAGTCGTCGGAGGCGGAAGagaggaagcgggagagggagaaagaggaGGACGAGCTGGAGGAGTTCCAGCTTCAGCTGGTGCTTGAGATGAGCGCGCGGGATAATCCGGAGGAGATGGAGATTGAGGTTGCGAAGCAAATCAGCCTGGGCTTCTGCCCGCCACAGAGCTCCCCTGCGGACAATCCGGAGGAGATGGAGATTGAGGTTGCGAAGCAAATCAGCCTGGGCTTCTGCCCGCCTCTGAGCTCCCCTGCGGaggtcctcgcggtccggtacTGG AATTTCAACGCCCTTAGTTATGATGACAAAATATCGGATGGCTTTTATGATCTCTTTTTCATTGGGAATGGGCCAGCATTGGTAACTGTGCCCTCTCTTGTTGAACTGCGAGCCCAGACATTTTCACATAAAGTCAACTGGGAAGCTGTAATGGTCAAAAGAGATGAAGATCCTGAGCTCAGGAAACTTGAGCAGAAGGCTCTTGAACTTCGATCAAAAACTTCAGAATCTGTTGGGAATGCTTTGGTACAGGGACTTGCTAGTCTGATTGCTAGCCACATGGGTGGGCTAGTTTTTGATCCTGAGAGCATGTCGGTGAAATACAAGAGTATGATTAGTTCCTTTAGAACTAGTATTGGAAGTGTAGTTGTGCCCCTTGGCCAACTAAAAATTGGTCTAGCTCGTCATCGTGCACTTCTATTTAAG GTTTTGGCTGATGGCCTTGATATACCTTGCCGACTGCTGAAAGGAAGGCAGTACACTGGATCGGACGATGGAGCTTTGAATATTGTGAAATTTAATGACGGAAG GGAGTTCATTGTTGATCTTGTGTCTGATCCTGGTACACTTATTCCTTCAGATGGTGCTGTTTTGTCTATAGAATTCGAGGAAAATAATCATCACTTTAACAAAGATGATGCTACCGATCATTTGGGATCTTCTCTTAGCGGAGTATCAAGTTCAGCCTGTGGTTCTTCTGAGTACGAGTTACTTGACAGAACATCCACATCAAGCAATGTTGGTCCTTCATATACTGATGGAGCTACAACTAGTCAGACAAGCAATGAACAAAATACGCTATCAAGCTCATTCGAAAAACTATCAGTTAGCACATGCACTAGTGAAAATAGGCCTATCGTTAATGAATCGATAAGTACAGATGACATTATAGCTGCAAGGAACAAAGTTATATCAGTTGCAACAAATGATTCTTCTTCAACTTCACCTTCTACATCAGAGGTGGGAAGTACTCCAGCTGTCCGGAGGATGAAAGTGAAGGACATTTCAGAGTACATGATTAATGCCGCCAAGGAAAATCCACAATTAGCTCAGAAGATCCATGAGGTTTTACTAGAAAATGGAGTTGTGGCACCACCTGACTTGTTTTCAGAAGATTCAATGGAAGAGCCAAAGGACCTCATTGTGTATGACACAACCCTGTTCCAAAGCAAGGATGAAATGAAAAGGAGGATGAATGAGATTGAGTCAAGGGAATACGCAGATCGTGGTCATGGTCCAACATTGCCTCATCATCCGGGACATGAACTCCAAACAAAAATTGTTCCTCACCGGGCATCTCTGGAGTCACTTAAGCCTGTTGAGGGTTTGGGCATTTACCGTCCCCATGATATCAGAGATATTGCAAGTCCCTTTGTTTCTCAGTATGAACCTTCTGCACCTCCTCAGGAAGCTCCATCATCACTTACAAAGCAGTTGCCTGTTACTGCTGCGGCTGTTGCAACTGCTGCAGTGGTGGCATCCTCTATGGTTGTCGCTGCTGCTAAATCTAACAGCGACATGAACTTTGATGTGCCTGTTGCGGCTGCAGCCACCGTCACCGCAGCCGCAGTTGTTGCCACAACTGCTGCTGTCAGCAAGCAATATGAACACTTGGAGCCTGGTAATCCACTGCTCAGTTTACCAAGTTCCTCTCAAGGAAATGAATCAATCGATAAAGGCAGAGACGACTTTTGGGATAAACAGCACCTTGAATTTGATCATGGCCAAGATCACACTCTGGATCAAGAAGTTCCTCAGGAAGCTGAAAGAACCTCAGACAAATCAAGCGGGACAGAGAGTGCAAGATCAGATATTGCCCTGGATGAAGAAGTTGCAAAGTTTGAAATCCAATGGGAAGAAATTGCTATTGGTGAACGGATTGGCCTTG GATCATTTGGAGAAGTTTATAGAGGAGACTGGCATGGAACG GAAGTTGCAGTCAAAAAGTTTTTGCAACAAGACATTTCAAGTGATGCACTGGAAGAGTTTAGATCTGAG GTGCGAATAATGAAGAGGTTACGCCATCCTAATGTTGTTCTCTTCATGGGTGCTATCACTCGCGTGCCTAATCTTTCCATAGTCACCGAATTTCTGCCAAG GCCACAGATAGTGAAAGAGCAGGGAATTGGCTTAATGTGGTCGATGTATTACTTGAGTCTCGAGGTTGGATTATATAGAGTTACAAGACTTGGAGGGCAAGAAGCCTCCTAG